The following are encoded in a window of Roseimaritima ulvae genomic DNA:
- a CDS encoding cupin domain-containing protein produces MDIALDEGLVKGDSVASLLDSALDAGGGLLRLTPTWVPRSFLHPGRRIKLHPNDYYRFGADRGGIDERWFGSTTEAANEGRVWHEGLSFCLFEGKKFLLKDAVEEAGQRLIGASIYDKYNRWPVYSKFFDNMGPIPHHMHQSFEDAELVGQEGKPESYYFPPQLNNVDNNFAYTFMGLEPGTSQEDVRRCLENWNAGDNGILDLSRAYRLKRGTGWLIPPGVLHAPGSLCTYEPQWGSDVFGMYQSIVEGRYVPWSLLVKDMPEEKHQDLDFIVGQLDWDRNVDTHFKNSNYLEPIRDEAASGDDYEDLWIVYGTVDGQQLFSAKELTIQPGASCTLRDPGASSWITVQGKGRMGSLDLQTPAMIRFGENTEDEVFISHEAATAGVKIENTGAEPLVGLRYFGPEVHGDKIPKAGS; encoded by the coding sequence ATGGATATCGCTCTGGACGAAGGGCTTGTGAAAGGCGACAGCGTCGCGTCCTTGCTCGATTCGGCTTTGGATGCCGGCGGAGGCCTGCTGCGGCTGACCCCCACCTGGGTGCCTCGCTCGTTTTTGCATCCCGGACGCCGCATTAAATTGCATCCCAACGATTACTATCGCTTTGGCGCCGACCGTGGCGGGATCGATGAGCGTTGGTTCGGCAGTACCACCGAAGCGGCCAACGAAGGACGCGTCTGGCATGAAGGCCTGAGCTTTTGCTTGTTCGAAGGCAAAAAATTCTTGCTCAAAGACGCCGTCGAAGAAGCCGGTCAGCGACTGATCGGGGCCAGCATCTATGACAAATACAACCGCTGGCCGGTGTATTCGAAGTTTTTCGATAACATGGGGCCCATTCCCCACCACATGCATCAATCTTTCGAAGATGCTGAACTGGTCGGGCAAGAAGGCAAGCCGGAGAGCTATTACTTCCCACCGCAGCTGAACAACGTCGACAACAATTTCGCGTACACCTTTATGGGCCTGGAACCGGGCACCAGCCAAGAAGACGTGCGGCGCTGCTTGGAAAACTGGAACGCGGGCGACAACGGCATCCTCGACCTGTCCCGCGCCTACCGCCTCAAACGCGGCACCGGGTGGTTGATTCCGCCGGGCGTGCTGCACGCGCCTGGCAGTCTGTGCACCTACGAACCGCAGTGGGGCAGCGACGTATTTGGGATGTACCAATCGATCGTCGAAGGCCGCTATGTGCCGTGGTCGTTGTTGGTCAAAGACATGCCCGAGGAAAAACATCAGGACCTGGACTTTATCGTGGGCCAGTTGGATTGGGATCGCAACGTCGATACCCACTTCAAGAACTCCAACTACCTGGAACCGATTCGCGACGAAGCGGCCAGCGGCGACGATTACGAAGACCTATGGATCGTGTACGGCACGGTAGACGGCCAGCAATTGTTCAGCGCCAAAGAGCTGACCATCCAGCCCGGTGCCAGCTGCACGCTGCGGGACCCCGGTGCCAGTTCCTGGATCACCGTCCAAGGCAAAGGCCGGATGGGATCGCTGGATCTGCAAACGCCCGCCATGATCCGGTTTGGCGAAAACACCGAAGACGAAGTGTTCATCTCACACGAAGCCGCCACGGCAGGCGTGAAGATCGAGAACACCGGCGCCGAGCCGCTGGTGGGCTTGCGGTACTTCGGACCCGAAGTCCACGGGGACAAAATTCCCAAAGCCGGCAGCTGA
- a CDS encoding sugar phosphate isomerase/epimerase family protein yields MNNFPKLHNAAWPGVVGKGGEGNDPVIELDTMLDLTAAAEVNGRGFDGVDIFLSEPHISIDATDEELQDVADRVKSRNLDIGTVVAPVWEPTGGGPAMGSPDEVSAFLTQVRKACQIGQKLRELGVRPYGVVRLDSASSVADWVQDPEANQSKIADTFKAACDIAEEYDERLAAEGEICWGGMQSWRKMVDLLERVGHPERLGFQADMAHTLLYLLGYNAPEDALLPEDFDWQDVEKKNKALKELTHALRPWTIDFHVAQNDASVHGTGSHDKTGRHCLPDDANGKLDIVHDAGYWLRDEHGDVLKTIQHICWDGCMFPNEVMMKQDTWNKILAAMQDVQAAHGWQA; encoded by the coding sequence ATGAACAACTTTCCGAAACTTCACAATGCAGCTTGGCCTGGGGTCGTTGGCAAGGGCGGTGAGGGCAACGATCCGGTGATCGAGCTCGACACCATGTTGGATTTGACAGCGGCCGCCGAGGTGAATGGCCGCGGGTTTGACGGCGTCGACATCTTTTTGTCGGAACCGCATATTTCCATCGACGCCACAGACGAAGAATTGCAGGACGTGGCGGACCGGGTTAAATCGCGGAATTTGGACATCGGTACGGTGGTGGCCCCGGTCTGGGAGCCCACCGGCGGCGGGCCCGCCATGGGATCGCCCGATGAGGTCTCGGCGTTCCTGACCCAGGTACGTAAAGCGTGCCAGATCGGACAGAAGTTGCGTGAGCTAGGCGTTCGTCCCTACGGCGTCGTGCGTCTCGATAGCGCCTCTTCGGTCGCCGATTGGGTGCAGGATCCGGAAGCCAATCAATCCAAAATCGCCGACACCTTCAAAGCCGCTTGCGACATCGCCGAAGAGTACGACGAACGCTTGGCGGCCGAAGGCGAAATCTGCTGGGGCGGCATGCAGAGTTGGCGCAAGATGGTCGACCTGCTCGAACGCGTCGGCCACCCGGAACGACTGGGGTTCCAAGCCGACATGGCTCACACGTTGCTGTACCTGTTGGGCTACAACGCTCCCGAAGATGCCTTGCTGCCCGAGGACTTTGATTGGCAGGATGTCGAGAAGAAGAACAAGGCCCTGAAAGAACTGACCCACGCCCTGCGTCCCTGGACCATCGACTTCCATGTCGCCCAAAACGATGCCAGCGTGCACGGTACCGGCAGCCACGACAAAACCGGTCGGCACTGCCTGCCCGATGACGCCAATGGCAAACTGGATATCGTTCACGACGCTGGATACTGGTTGCGTGACGAGCATGGCGATGTGCTGAAAACGATTCAACACATTTGTTGGGACGGCTGCATGTTCCCCAACGAAGTGATGATGAAACAGGATACCTGGAACAAAATCCTGGCCGCCATGCAGGACGTTCAAGCCGCCCACGGTTGGCAGGCTTAA
- a CDS encoding Gfo/Idh/MocA family protein: protein MKPLNIGMIGYGFMGKAHTNAYAQANHFFESEHHPVLKALCARNKEKAQHFADNWGYESIETDWREMLKRDDIDAVDICTPNNLHKEIAIEAAKAGKMILCEKPLAMNTAEGEEMCKAVEDAGVANMVWYNYRRVPAVSLAKKLIDEGRLGQIFHYRANFLQDWTINADVPVGGAATWRLDAEAAGSGVTGDLLAHCIDTALWLNGGIADVSAVTETFVKERVNAETGEKQPVKIDDACSFMCHFDNGSLGLFESTRYARGHKALYTLEVNGEHASLRWDLHDLHRLEYFDHSDDSVVRGWRSIHVSDGDQPYMGNWWVPGLQIGYEHTFIHQVADFLKSLDTGEPASPSFREALETQKVCDAVLASADERAWKNV, encoded by the coding sequence ATGAAACCTTTGAATATCGGCATGATCGGCTATGGCTTCATGGGCAAGGCCCACACCAATGCCTACGCCCAAGCCAACCACTTTTTTGAATCGGAACACCACCCGGTACTGAAAGCCCTGTGCGCCCGCAACAAGGAAAAGGCACAGCACTTTGCCGACAACTGGGGATATGAATCGATCGAAACCGATTGGCGTGAGATGCTCAAACGGGACGATATCGACGCCGTTGATATCTGTACTCCCAACAACCTGCACAAAGAAATCGCCATCGAAGCGGCCAAAGCCGGCAAGATGATCCTCTGCGAAAAGCCCTTGGCCATGAATACGGCCGAAGGCGAAGAGATGTGCAAGGCGGTGGAAGACGCCGGTGTGGCCAATATGGTCTGGTACAACTACCGCCGCGTGCCGGCCGTGTCGCTTGCCAAAAAGCTGATCGATGAAGGTCGGCTGGGCCAAATCTTTCACTACCGCGCCAACTTCCTGCAGGACTGGACGATCAATGCCGATGTGCCGGTCGGCGGAGCGGCGACCTGGCGGTTGGATGCCGAAGCGGCCGGTAGCGGTGTGACCGGTGACCTGCTGGCTCACTGTATCGATACCGCTCTGTGGCTCAACGGTGGCATCGCCGACGTATCCGCCGTCACCGAAACGTTTGTCAAAGAACGCGTGAACGCAGAAACCGGTGAAAAGCAGCCCGTCAAGATCGACGACGCCTGCAGCTTTATGTGCCATTTCGATAACGGCTCGCTGGGGCTGTTCGAATCGACGCGTTACGCCCGTGGTCACAAGGCGTTGTACACGCTGGAAGTCAACGGCGAACACGCTTCGCTGCGTTGGGACTTGCACGACCTGCATCGCCTGGAGTACTTCGACCACTCCGATGACAGCGTCGTCCGTGGTTGGCGCAGCATCCATGTCTCCGACGGGGACCAGCCCTACATGGGTAACTGGTGGGTGCCCGGTCTGCAGATCGGCTACGAGCACACCTTCATTCACCAAGTCGCGGACTTCCTCAAATCGTTGGACACCGGCGAGCCGGCCAGCCCCAGTTTCCGCGAGGCATTGGAAACCCAGAAGGTTTGTGACGCGGTGCTGGCCAGCGCCGACGAGCGAGCTTGGAAGAACGTATGA
- a CDS encoding lysophospholipid acyltransferase family protein, translating into MKLTGHAIVLLAKLFSGCTVRWVDCQPDTCQRIYFANHTSHLDAVVLWSALPKPLRAVTRPVAAKDYWSKGFLRPHIAESFNALLIDRKEIKVHKSPVDMMIRQMGDVYSLIVFPEGSRASGEEMGEFKSGLYYLGKKRPDLELVPVCIDNVNRILPRGEVLPVPLLSCITIGPPIFLETGEPKVEFLRRAREAVRSLRER; encoded by the coding sequence ATGAAACTGACCGGACACGCCATCGTTCTACTTGCCAAACTGTTCAGCGGGTGCACGGTGCGCTGGGTGGATTGCCAACCCGACACCTGCCAGCGGATCTACTTCGCCAACCACACCAGCCATTTGGACGCGGTGGTGCTGTGGTCTGCGCTGCCCAAACCGCTGCGAGCGGTGACACGACCGGTGGCCGCCAAAGACTATTGGTCCAAAGGTTTCTTGCGACCTCACATCGCTGAATCGTTCAATGCTCTGCTGATTGACCGCAAGGAAATCAAGGTCCACAAAAGCCCCGTGGATATGATGATCCGGCAGATGGGAGACGTGTATTCGCTGATCGTGTTCCCCGAGGGTAGCCGGGCCAGCGGCGAGGAAATGGGGGAATTCAAAAGCGGGCTGTATTACTTGGGCAAGAAACGGCCCGATCTGGAACTGGTGCCCGTGTGCATCGACAACGTCAACCGGATTCTGCCCCGCGGTGAAGTCTTGCCGGTACCGCTGTTGAGCTGCATCACGATCGGTCCGCCGATTTTCTTGGAAACCGGCGAACCGAAAGTGGAGTTTTTGCGACGAGCTCGAGAAGCCGTCCGCTCATTGCGTGAACGGTAA
- a CDS encoding VOC family protein — translation MKTLQLNHVALHVADVQRSAAFYRDVLMLEPMPRPAFDFPGAWFRIGVDQELHLIGDRTADVHSHHRGTHFAMQVDDMQAWDQHLSSDKVPGLQRTERKTRPDGAEQIFVTDPDGHWVELCKLAD, via the coding sequence ATGAAAACGCTGCAGCTGAATCACGTCGCGCTGCACGTTGCCGACGTGCAGCGCAGCGCCGCGTTCTACCGTGATGTATTGATGTTGGAACCGATGCCGCGGCCGGCGTTCGATTTTCCGGGCGCTTGGTTTCGCATCGGCGTCGATCAGGAATTGCACCTGATCGGCGACCGTACGGCGGACGTTCATTCGCATCATCGCGGGACGCACTTCGCCATGCAGGTCGATGACATGCAGGCCTGGGATCAGCACCTGAGTTCCGACAAGGTTCCCGGCTTGCAGCGGACCGAGCGGAAGACGCGGCCCGACGGCGCGGAACAGATCTTTGTCACCGATCCGGACGGCCACTGGGTCGAGCTGTGCAAGCTGGCAGACTAA
- a CDS encoding sigma-70 family RNA polymerase sigma factor, which yields MRASRTRGGAQSPLETYLREINETALLSADEELELAAGIAQGDVEARDRMVRANLRLVVNIARGYTGKGLGLQDLIEEGNLGLLRAVEGFDPTMGTRFSTYASYWIKQSIKRALINSAKTIRIPAYMVELLSKWRRATSRLTEELGRTPTHEETARMLGLPKKKLPIIKKAIRINNSTPQSDQTDSGWSLGEMVMDERLKSPDEEMLDHDILRHAMDLLDGLEEREATVLKLRFGLAGDEPHTLKEIGATLGLTRERVRQIETEALRRLAEGLTDPRERYME from the coding sequence ATGCGAGCTTCGCGAACCCGTGGTGGCGCCCAGTCGCCCTTGGAGACCTATCTGCGTGAGATCAACGAAACGGCGTTGCTGAGTGCGGATGAGGAACTGGAATTGGCCGCCGGAATCGCCCAGGGCGATGTCGAAGCTCGCGACCGGATGGTTCGCGCCAATCTCCGCCTAGTCGTCAATATCGCTCGTGGCTACACCGGCAAAGGTCTGGGCCTGCAGGATTTGATCGAAGAAGGCAACCTGGGGCTGTTGCGGGCGGTGGAAGGTTTTGATCCGACGATGGGGACGCGGTTCAGCACCTACGCCAGCTACTGGATCAAACAATCGATCAAACGGGCTCTGATCAATAGCGCCAAAACGATCCGGATTCCCGCCTACATGGTCGAATTGCTCAGCAAATGGCGACGAGCGACCTCGCGGCTGACCGAAGAACTGGGCCGCACCCCGACCCACGAAGAAACCGCTCGCATGCTGGGGCTGCCCAAGAAGAAGCTGCCGATCATCAAAAAGGCGATCCGCATCAACAACAGCACGCCGCAGAGCGACCAGACCGATTCCGGCTGGTCACTGGGCGAAATGGTGATGGACGAGCGGCTCAAGAGCCCCGATGAGGAGATGCTTGACCACGACATCCTACGGCACGCCATGGATCTGCTCGACGGCCTCGAAGAACGCGAAGCCACAGTGCTGAAACTGCGATTCGGTCTGGCCGGGGACGAGCCGCACACGTTGAAAGAGATCGGGGCCACGCTGGGACTGACCCGCGAACGCGTCCGCCAGATCGAAACCGAGGCCTTGCGACGATTGGCCGAAGGCCTGACCGACCCCCGCGAACGGTATATGGAATAG
- a CDS encoding sulfatase family protein translates to MPQQAFPYSACRLVFVLCLVAGLSLALCAHRATAASPNVIVVLADDLGIGDVSPTNPDGKIKTPNLQQFADQGLTFHDAHTPSAVCTPTRYGLLTGRYNWRSRLARGVLSGTSEHLIPADRPTLGHLMRGAGYHTAMIGKWHLGWDWPKVGKEIDFTQPVLNGPDINGFDHYYAHCGSLDMPPYVWVDTGRVTAQPDRVEGVTKKQDRYGWYRKGPIGADFHIDEVLPHLFGQSMDYVRKHAPQKDADKPFFLYLALPAPHTPIVPVPPFKDASGMNPYADFVMQVDHHFGELMACLKEAGIDDNTLVIFTSDNGCSPEANFGVLASHNHDPSGGYRGHKADIFEGGHRVPLLARWPETIAAGRDTDQLACLTDLYATLEAITGQPRQAVGGEDSFSLLPVFTGHTTGQDSPSRSTLISHSIGGSFAIRQGNWKLCLSAGSGGWSSPREMVARERGLPPMQLFDLENDRSEQNNLVQQHPDKVNELLRILRREVEQGRCTPGEALDNDRQVDALPAGVSWPTPEN, encoded by the coding sequence ATGCCCCAACAAGCTTTTCCGTATTCTGCATGCCGTCTGGTGTTCGTGCTGTGCCTGGTCGCCGGTTTGTCCCTTGCCCTGTGCGCGCACCGAGCCACGGCGGCGTCTCCGAATGTGATCGTCGTGTTGGCGGACGATCTGGGCATCGGCGACGTTTCGCCGACCAACCCGGACGGCAAGATCAAAACGCCCAATCTGCAACAGTTTGCCGACCAGGGGCTGACCTTCCACGATGCGCATACGCCCAGCGCGGTGTGCACGCCCACGCGATACGGCTTGCTGACCGGGCGCTACAACTGGCGTTCGCGACTGGCTCGAGGCGTCCTGAGCGGTACCAGCGAGCACCTGATTCCTGCCGACCGGCCCACGCTGGGGCACTTAATGCGGGGTGCGGGATACCACACCGCGATGATCGGCAAATGGCACTTGGGCTGGGACTGGCCCAAGGTGGGCAAAGAGATCGATTTTACTCAACCCGTTCTTAACGGTCCCGACATCAACGGCTTCGACCACTACTACGCTCACTGTGGTTCATTGGATATGCCGCCCTACGTCTGGGTCGATACCGGACGCGTGACCGCCCAGCCGGATCGCGTCGAGGGCGTGACCAAGAAGCAAGATCGCTACGGTTGGTACCGTAAAGGTCCTATCGGTGCCGATTTCCATATCGACGAAGTCCTGCCGCACCTGTTCGGTCAATCGATGGACTACGTCCGCAAACACGCTCCTCAAAAAGATGCCGACAAACCGTTCTTCCTGTACTTGGCATTGCCCGCTCCGCACACGCCGATCGTGCCGGTACCGCCGTTTAAAGATGCTAGCGGCATGAATCCCTATGCGGACTTTGTGATGCAGGTCGATCACCACTTCGGGGAATTAATGGCCTGCCTCAAGGAAGCTGGTATCGATGACAACACGCTGGTCATTTTCACCAGCGACAACGGATGCTCTCCGGAAGCCAACTTTGGAGTCTTGGCCAGCCACAACCACGATCCCAGTGGCGGTTATCGCGGACACAAGGCGGACATTTTTGAGGGCGGACATCGTGTGCCCTTACTCGCTCGCTGGCCCGAAACAATCGCCGCCGGCCGTGATACCGATCAACTGGCCTGTTTGACCGATCTGTATGCCACGCTGGAAGCGATCACCGGCCAACCGCGTCAAGCGGTCGGTGGCGAAGACAGTTTCAGTTTGCTGCCCGTCTTCACCGGCCACACAACCGGTCAGGACAGCCCTTCGCGAAGCACATTGATCAGCCACTCCATCGGCGGCTCCTTTGCAATTCGGCAAGGCAACTGGAAACTGTGCCTGTCGGCGGGCAGCGGCGGCTGGAGTTCGCCGCGGGAGATGGTAGCACGCGAACGAGGCCTACCGCCGATGCAACTGTTTGATCTGGAAAACGACCGCAGCGAACAAAACAACTTGGTCCAACAACATCCTGATAAAGTCAATGAGTTGTTACGCATTCTGCGACGCGAAGTCGAACAGGGCCGCTGCACCCCCGGCGAAGCGTTGGACAACGATCGCCAGGTCGACGCCCTGCCCGCGGGCGTTAGCTGGCCGACGCCGGAAAACTAA
- a CDS encoding glycosyltransferase, with the protein MFVITSMPVGGAETLLVSLLDRFDPARVSGEVICLKQPGPLGEQIAERIPVHAHLLSGKWDFAVLWRLTKLLRSRRADAVITVGAGDKMFWGRLAAWFAGVPVIASALHSTGWPDGVGKLNRMLTPLTDAFIGVADSHGEFMRSHERFPAERVHVIRNGVDTDRFQPAVDGGGLNVREELGLASDTPLVGIVAALRSEKNHSMFVDVAAAVLTQEPDTHFLIVGDGPERAAIEDRCRQCGITDRVHMLGTRHDTPRLVAALDVFLLTSHNEASPVSILEALAAHVPVVSTRVGSIAESVIHGKTGYLVECDDVPAAAASVAALLVDDHRNQQFGAAGREQVLRTGSLQSMVEGYQQLVETIYDHQATTDRAQAHRRPVVGAFVKDSGR; encoded by the coding sequence ATGTTCGTGATTACCAGCATGCCGGTCGGGGGTGCGGAAACCCTGTTGGTCAGCTTGCTGGACCGCTTCGACCCGGCTCGGGTCAGCGGAGAAGTGATTTGTCTGAAACAACCGGGCCCGTTGGGCGAACAGATCGCCGAGCGGATTCCCGTGCACGCCCATCTGTTGTCCGGGAAATGGGACTTTGCCGTGCTGTGGCGGTTGACGAAGTTACTCCGCAGCCGTCGCGCCGACGCCGTGATCACCGTGGGCGCGGGGGACAAAATGTTCTGGGGACGACTGGCCGCTTGGTTCGCCGGTGTACCGGTGATCGCCAGCGCCCTGCATTCGACGGGCTGGCCCGACGGAGTGGGCAAGTTAAATCGGATGTTAACCCCGCTGACCGATGCCTTTATTGGGGTGGCCGACAGCCATGGCGAATTCATGCGCAGTCACGAACGGTTTCCAGCCGAACGGGTGCATGTGATCCGCAACGGCGTCGATACCGATCGCTTCCAACCGGCCGTCGATGGCGGCGGACTGAATGTGCGTGAAGAACTCGGCCTGGCCAGTGACACCCCGTTGGTCGGCATTGTGGCGGCGCTCCGCAGCGAAAAGAACCATTCCATGTTCGTCGACGTGGCCGCAGCCGTGCTGACCCAAGAACCGGACACGCATTTTCTGATCGTCGGTGACGGTCCGGAACGCGCCGCCATCGAAGACCGCTGCCGGCAGTGTGGCATCACCGATCGCGTCCACATGCTGGGCACGCGACACGATACGCCCCGCCTGGTCGCCGCGTTGGATGTCTTTTTGCTGACCTCGCACAACGAAGCCAGTCCGGTTTCGATCCTGGAAGCCCTGGCGGCGCATGTGCCGGTAGTCAGCACCCGCGTGGGTTCGATCGCCGAATCCGTGATTCACGGTAAAACCGGATACCTGGTCGAATGTGACGACGTCCCGGCCGCTGCCGCCAGCGTGGCCGCTTTATTGGTCGACGACCACCGCAATCAGCAATTTGGCGCCGCCGGACGCGAACAGGTGCTGCGAACCGGATCGCTGCAGTCGATGGTTGAGGGATATCAGCAATTGGTTGAAACGATCTATGATCACCAAGCCACCACCGACCGGGCTCAAGCCCATCGCCGCCCCGTGGTCGGCGCCTTCGTCAAAGACAGCGGGCGATAG
- a CDS encoding transcriptional regulator, whose amino-acid sequence MSHRQELESARFAYDGLERVIHEKARLGILTSLATNAEGLRFAELKQLCALTDGNLNRHLRALAEAQLVVVDKVGEGRGSTTSVQLTEIGRQRFLEYLDELQRVVSDARPATQRLAPQS is encoded by the coding sequence ATGAGTCATCGACAAGAACTAGAGTCCGCGCGTTTTGCGTATGACGGCTTGGAACGGGTGATCCACGAGAAGGCGCGGCTGGGAATACTGACTTCCTTGGCGACCAATGCCGAAGGCCTACGATTCGCCGAGCTGAAACAGTTGTGTGCGTTGACCGACGGCAATCTGAACCGCCATTTGCGAGCTTTGGCCGAAGCCCAGTTGGTTGTGGTCGACAAGGTCGGCGAGGGCCGCGGCAGCACGACTAGCGTGCAATTGACCGAAATCGGCCGGCAGCGGTTTCTAGAGTACCTGGACGAACTGCAGCGAGTGGTCTCCGACGCGCGGCCGGCCACCCAGCGTTTGGCCCCCCAGTCCTAA